From the Trichoplusia ni isolate ovarian cell line Hi5 chromosome 1, tn1, whole genome shotgun sequence genome, the window GGCTGATgcacaattatttaataacagtttaggGACACCTTAAACTTCAGCATCAATCCATCGTGAGTCACACTGTCAGTGACCCTGCTGCCACTTcaggtcatgattaaggattatttttaaaacaggttGCCGTTCAtcttttaaataagttttactcAAATTTTCAGAGTCAAGAGGCAGCCGCGAAAATAGCTTCAGGTGTCCTCATGTTCCTTGCTCATTTACCAGATTGGCAGGTTTGTTTAATGTTATGATTTTCTTctaattttaccaaaaatagGCCCTCTTCAGAAAATTTGTCATTTGGAAATGTAGCCCAAATATATTTAGCTGCTGACAGATCTACAAGTCGAAAATGGGTATCATTTTCTACTTGTTAGGGGAAACCTATGTACAACCCCTTATAATAccggttataaaatatcttgttttttgTGCAGGGTTTTTGAgtaaaagataaacaaacatgttaacaaactttcgcgattataatattaagtagccTAGTATGATAACAAGATTTATGGACTATATTCtagaattaaataactttttacgaTTTTCAAGCTTTACGACATCTATTAACAGCTTATGAGGAAATATAATGGAGACCGATAATTTTCCGGTTTTCTCACTAATGCTAttagtaacaataatttatcttgATATAATAATGATGTATAATGTccgataattattattaatcaccTCTCCGTTGGATTGGTAACGggggtttttttattaatcaataatattatgctCAGGTTAACTAGATTTACGCTTaagtgatttaaaataacaacgaTGAACATCCTCTTAGCTTTTGACACCTTGAACGATTAATCATAGTCAGTATTCTTATAGCAACAAGCTATAACCAGTAACTGAGAActgaaaagcaatttaaatatgtagttgactgcacggatagccgagtgacaTAGGCGTACGGCATATCAAATAACCCAACCCTGTTCTTATTTCTCGAGCAACTTAGTAAATTTCAATAGTGAGAAATCCCTACCGGTAAAATACAAGAATTTGAAACCACTTTCATATTTGCTAAATCATATTTCAGAACAAAGTGTACCACGAGATTCTGGACTTGGTTGGGCCCAGTGGTCCGGTGACCAGCGAGCAACTGAAACAGCTACAGTACCTCGACATGGTGTTCAAGGAGACGCTGCGGTACTTCTCCATAGCCGCCCTCATCCAGAGGACGGTGGAGGAAGAGATTACTATCGATGAAGGTAAACGTTGGAAGGATTACCGGcataaaagtattaaagtaaTAGGGAACATTGTacttgtggaagagagagagagagaaatcTGCGAGACTACTAGTCTACACTTCGAATGGATCTACTATGAAATCCATGAAGGAGAGCGAGGAAGAATTGTATTGAATTCAACGatgttttaacaaaactttttttttgtaaaaaaatatcaatataacaaaaaacatacaataaactatacataaaatacatgGAATATTAAACTTCACTTTGTTTATTCTACTGTACGAGTTACTCCGTtcattagtatttaattttgatcatGTATTTTTGCTGAAGACCGAATAAGTTCAGTCCTTGATACTTGAGACCTTGGTACTTATATCAATATTACCGCAACCTTCCAGGTCGAATCACTCTTCCTGTGGGCACATCCCTGGTGATTCCCATCCATCAGCTGCACCGTGACCCTCGGTATTGGGAAGACCCGCTCAAGGTGATGCCGGAGCGGTTCCTACCAGAAAATGTGAAGAAACGAGACCCTAACGCCTTCGTGCCGTTCAGTTTGGGGCCTATGGACTGCTTGGGTAACTGTTGATTCTCCACTGCTTGTTGCTATAGGTTATCATTTTATAGGATTTTGTCGAAACGGATTGatagaaataatagatttaacaTTTTGCACTATAGCCTTCTAAAGACTTGAAGAGACTTCGACTCACTTAGCAAAGTTGAAGTAAATCATTCTGggttttattacaatgttatttCAGAGAAAGACGTCTAAAAACAGGACAATTTTTGGGCTACCTCACCATGCGTGAGAGAATAAAACGTAAACTACCCGCAGTGGCCGCagtctcaatactcaatactctaTCATTTATTGCGTTTCATAATGTACATGAAggtcttaaatataataatacagaaccattatggaccctgtcgggcacagcaatatcTTAGGAGGTCTGGTTTGCAATCTCGCTTAACCGACCCTTACTTCAAAATATCATCCACATTTCACTAACCTCTCAAAAAAGAATTCAAAACGAAatcttaaaatttcaatttctcTGATTTCAGGCCGAGTATACGCGACAGCGTTGATCAAGACAATAGTAGTGTGGGTGCTAAGATACACACGTCTAGAACCAGCCGGATCCCTAGATAATATAAAGCTGCAAGTCGCTATCTCTGTGGCATGTGCAGGAGGCTACAACGTTAGGGTCAGACCGAGAAATGGAAGAATAAATGGTTATGCGtgaatacatttgttttattacctattttGTGGTACCTTTTCAATGACCTTGAGATAAGCATGATCTGCGGACACTGCGTGATAAATTGCTATGCATTATGGCGTACTGTCTAAATGCAGGACACGTTGCAtgacggttcaggtttagtcaataacactggaaaaaaaatatccattagAGATCTCCACCTAACAAATAAAAAGGTctattatgataataatgtaCTGAAGAGTCTTTTTGCCTTGACGCACTTCGTTGAACTGCATATCGGGACATATTGGAGTCGTACACAAATGGTAGAATTTATAGTATGTTCCATATTTAAACACCGTTCCAAATAAGCATTAAAGCTTACATACTGATACATCGTATGTTACTTACGCTATATCTTTAAGTGTGAAACTAAGACTAGGTATTCTCCAAGAATACCTACGTATCGTATTAATAATAAGAACTCACAGAATAATTTCATTTCCCTACACTTATTGAGGTGTCTATTGACTATTGAAAATGCATGCCTCGTTAGTGCAAACAATCTAAAACTATCTCGCTAATCACCTACCGGAGCTTTGtcattcttttagttttttgtttaattaatcacAGTTACAGCAGACAGACGACAGATTTAATTGATCATATCTTAATAATTTGCAAAgtgattttcattattattttctggaAGCGTGATAGTGCAATATACGGCATAGAGCTTCATATCTCTTCCACATGACAtctagatgaaataaaaaaaagtatgtattaaatgttgtttttttattggtgtCTATAAATTCAGGGCAGCTGTGACCTCGAAAAAACTCACACCTGATCTATATTTTCAACACGTAAGCAGATTGAGGTCAACAGAAGAACCTTTTTCtgtaaaattgttgtttttcccGTTGACACCGAAAACTATCTTAAATAAGCACTAATGTATTCCGGCACCGTAGTAAGGTAACTTATATGAGAAAAACACATGAAAACTACGTGAGTAGACTAATAGTATTTGTGTCCAGTTTTGTTGTTGATTACGTTAAATGTCAAGTATGTAGTTTTTGCCCGAGTGTATTTCGTGAAttgaatgtatttaataaataagtgcaTATAATACACTTCTGATTCTATGAACAATGTACTAAAATTTaagagtattatttttaatggaaattattGAGAAATTGTTGTTATTGGGACTAGCCAACCAAAACCAACGAAAACTACCGAAACACTAAGTTCGGTGAGTCCCAGGGAAAACGGTTAAATGTCATAATTTCGTTGCATTAAACGTATAGCAATGGCAAAGACGTTTGAAAGTACATAGCTTTCCTCTGGTTGCAACAAGCTCCACTTAGTGGGTATACAACATCGGATGTCGGCTGGAAACTATCCAATAAGATGTTACGATGAAAAACGGTCCCGGAATCACCATCTGGAATCTAGCATCACCAGTCCGCAACCCATTTTTTTGAACTTGCACTGGATAATTTGCAAAGTAATTTTCATGAGGTAATTatgaaatgatgcaacggtttacccacgcgtatttattggggttGCCCTAGTTTCGGTCACAatgctagtttttaataaaaatggtcCTTGTCTACGCATCCCTAGAAGGTTTCCGATACCAGAAGAAATGTTGGTGCGTCGCTTAGCGACCGGTTTTCCCAGTTGCATCAATATTACGTATTAAGTCTTGGTCCCAGATGAAAATGCAGCTCGTTCTGGAGCTACTTAAtttccaagaaataaaataatggtacaaataaataacctttaaaTTACCATCATTTACCAACACGAGCAGAATAATTTAATTCGTATTTTCCTCTTACTCAGAGGGACTACTACGACCTTAAAAAGTGAGACTTCtgcaggtgtggaagcgagatagtgcGCTACGCGGTATGGAGCGTTATCTCACGTCAACAATAAATCACTCTCTCTCATGTACGAGGAATTTATACTGAACTAGAATGTCAAGTTTCTTGACTAGAAACTGGCTTTTTATAGTAAATacttatacaatataattaattaaaataggtttatttaagtaacttaatAGTTTATCTATCTTCTCTTGTTGAAAGCTTTAATCACAGTACAGTACAAgctataatttcaaataaattggaGAGAAATGAAGAAAGCAGTAATCATTATGATGctttatttctacattgccttTTCCAATGCCCACTTGacatggttttatttattttcaccatCAGTTTTTCTGACAAAAGCAAGTTAAAGTGGCCGACATCGATTAAGCTAAACTTGCACTTTGCACatgtatgttatgtattttacttgacaatgctatattattttgattgtttacttatatatttggactagctgttgcccgcgacttcgtccgcgtggttagaagatataagttatgatttatatctgccctgttttgtccacattatccattgtatcttcgcttcttttagtcgcagcgtgatggcttatagcctaaaaccttcctcgaagaatgacttattgaacacaaaatagATATGCAAGAGAGCAAGCGAAAAAGTATGTTTCaaagcagtttatttttttattggtgtttaATTTCCCTGCAGTACTTTCAGGAATGGGACGTCTATGCTGATCGGCGGAAATACTGCAATTCCTGTTGAACATGCCTCTCTATCGACGCTTAAGCCCTGGCTATCTTCAAGTTCCTAATTGCCATTAAAATAAGAAAGGCCGTCATTCGGTATCTcgtacctataaaaaaaaagaaaacgatcGATAAAGAGATGAAAACATCATAAAAGAGTagcacattaattaaaaacacgaCTTTTTTTCATAACATTGGACATCTTACTTAATAGTTATCGGGATGAGCAAAATTCGGAAAGTGAATCAAATATTGTACATTCCCGTTACTGTTAAGCCCTGACTATCTTCAAGTTCCTAATTGCCATTAAAATAAGAAAGGCCGTCATTCGGTATCTcgtacctataaaaaaaaagaaaacgatcGATAAAGAGATGAAAACATCATAAAAGAGTagcacattaattaaaaacacgaCTTCTTTTCATAACATTGGACATCTTACTTAATAGTTATCGGGATGAGCAAAATTCGGAAAGTGAATCAAATATGTAGGTAGGtgtgaaatattctttttttaaccggtattttaaataaattttgtggtGGCCTGTAATTATAAGAACTAATTTGTATTCACAAGGTGCAGGTCAAACCCGATGTATGCAAAGTGACACACCACTGAAACGATGACAGAACACCTGGATTCTCAATATTCAAACCTGAAATCGCCAACCAGAAGTGAGAATCAGCTCTTCCCATCTCTTATGGGAAAAGGCCTTTACCCAGAAAACATTTAGGAGCcggatttgtttattacatacaTGTGGATGGATTATATACTAAAtggttgtcttttgttttcggTACCCAGTACCACAGTACTCTCACTGCCCGCTGCTTAACTAACTCAGCACGATATACAACTTACTTTGTATGCCTTTATTATCCTTGGCAAGATATCGCTCTTAATGTGTCTTAAAGATGATTTTGGCGTTGTCACGTACGATCTCGGGGTAGTTCGTGCGTTGTGCTGTTGACGGAACGACGTTTTGAAGGTGAGTTACTTTAAGTCTTTTATGTAAACAGTGATTGTCAGTAATAGAAATAAAGACAATGCAGTTTAGACTTTAAGTTATGGTAGGTAAAGCTTGTTTTCAATAATCAGGTTTGGATTAGCCATCTGATTTTGATTGGAAGTGCTACGAACGATATGATTCAATTTTGTGATTGttagagaatagtgttttatGCGATATTGGATTTAAGATCAAGAAAAACTGTATTTTGAAAAGCATGAGGAACTTGTTGAAGGAACAGTAAAATCAAGCCAAGAGTTAAATAcggatttaatttttttttcagatacaTTGTATGATAAAAAATCTAGCTTCTGAATAATTTTAATCGATTGCCAACATAATTAGGTAACCCATTATCATAAAactaaacatacatacatcagACAACCGACTGACATTAATGTTCAAGtctgcaaaaaaaacattttgcatcTTCCTTGAGATTCGCGTGCTCATAAATGGAGTACACTCCATTTTAATGCATGATCTATGATTTATTGTATGATCTAGCAAAAACTGCATCTTACACACTTGGTAATCATACTGAGCTTTAAAAAACCATCTAAATTTGGCAAAAGACTTTCTCacataaaaaagacaaatttaaaaaaatatatttaagtatgtcaCCAGACCATCGTGGTAGCGAGATAGTGACTCTCACTGCCAAGATTCTCTTCCACAACTAAATAagcgatataaataaaaattgaggtaAAGTAACCATAATTTGCTAGATGACCTATATTTTTAGCATCCTTACAAAAACCTCAGTGTCCTGAATCTAAGCCTGCTTTGTTATTTAACTTCACCATTTTGTATTAATGTTTCTCTTGTTTCAGGATGATTTGGCCGCTGTATTTTATCATTGGGGCGCTGTCCGCCTTCTGGTTGGTATGGCGATACCAGAATCGACGGATGATAGCAATGGCCAGCAAGATAGTAGGTCCCCCTGCGATCCCACTGTTGGGGAATGCACTGTTGTTCATGGGCCAGCCTGaacgtatgtttttttaataatattattataatattattttaggtcaATTACTACCATAAAGACGCGCGTAGGACAAGCTCTTGTACgttccatgaatgcttgttctgagtatgggtgtctgtgtcgttgtttttttttaagaagatgAACCAAAGATAATGGTGTGATGTATTTATTCCCCAAAAATACCACTGCCAACTactaaatactgtttttaaaataagtattttgcgGTTGATTTCTACAATCTAAAAATTGACCACGTAAAAAGCCAAGTCTGTCATGGCATCTTGAATGACGTCACAGCGCGGTTGCAACTAGTCAAGTTTTCACCACAGAATAAAGGCCATAGGGGCATTTCCCCTGATCCTgaaaacaagataataatcattattaagatttaattacatTCCCCATAACATTATCTCAAGAATACAACAAACAGTTCTAGAAAATCATCTAGAAAtgtaattatgataaattataaaactctgCAATTAAAATGATGTCTGCAAGGCATGCACAGGTCAAGACATCTTGTGTAGTGTTATCGAcaacaatcataataataattaaattcagaaCAACTGAGGTTTACACAATACTTAAGGAAAATcagtatatatttaatttatcttggGAAATGATCTCACTATataattacttatatattaaaatgctttttggGTTTATCATAAATACTTCactcttttatatttcattagctgttgcccgcgacttcgtccgcgtggttagaagatataagttatgatttatacctgccctatttttttcacattttccgttgtatcttcgctcctattagtcgcagcgtgatgatatatataGCCCAtaactttcctcgatgaatggtctatttaacacaaaaaatcctgagattagcgcgttcaaacaaacaaactcttctgctttatatattagtatagacagTATAGATTAGTACAGATAACCCAAACTAAGACCTTGATAGATCGCCCCGTGTCAGCTTACAATTAAACGCTCCGGttgagtctgaaactagtcgggcgattccGATAAAATACGCATGAAAAATCACGTAACTGACTGAGGAATTTTTACGAActtatttaagtttcaaaattaattgataagtaTGTTGTTTTGTCTCAAAAAAACGATGCGGCCCGCTGCTCTTTAAATAGATGGTCTTAAGTTTTTTATAAGATGCGAGAAATGTCATACGAGTTGTAAAACATTGCTGGGTGGAAACTGACATGCTATTACTCGCACCGTGTACTTGCTGCGTATATGCTCATTGAACTCCTACGCTAAAGTGTACACGCCCTAagatattaaaacttttctttttattttttttcagaattcgTAAAGTTGTTACGAGATCTAACGACAAAGTATGGAAGTGTGTTTAAGCTTTGGCTTGGACCTGACTTGAACATCGTAGTGAGTGATCCCGATGACCTCAAGGTAAGATGCTTACTGTCTTAATACTCTGCCAACTTAACAGGAAACATGTAACTTAGAACTactagaatagaatagaataaatttatttgattaaacatAGGTAACACACAGAAAAgctcttaaaaaaaagactcaAATCCTCCTGACGCATTTTTGTTATTCGCTTTTGTTTTTCCGCCTTCGCGTTAaggcttttatattttaatattccatAGGCATATCGATAcgaaaaatagtttaaaaatagtcTGACCGGTTGTTTGGGTAgcgctttatttttattaagagaaataaagtatttatgacCTTAGGTCGTTCCTTGAATGCCTTCCCACTGATAACCCATATTCCACTATgttaatttctttttcaggtaTTACTCGCAACCCCAAAGACGAATTCAAAAGGTCCACAATATAAGTACATGGCTGATTTACTTGGAGGAGGGATATTGAGTGGATCCGGTAAGTGAAGACTAATAAgtttttggcaaaaaaaatattttaataaattgggAATGGTTCAGGGTGAAAGATTCTGTATTTCAACTGAGAAAGCTATATTAAAACAAGAGTTCTGTTAAGAAAATTGGTTGATAGTTTTTACTCTTGAGGATTTCATACCAAAGTGTTAGAAAACGGGTCTGTCCATCAATCTTTCTTATACAGAACTCTTTGTGCACGAGTCTGCCGCACACCTGGCaaggttttataaaatactagctgttgcccgcgacttcgtccccgtgggtagaagatttttcacattttccattgtaacttcgctcctattagttacagcgtgatggtttatagcctaaagccttccttgataaatggtctattcaacacaaaaatattttttcaattcggaccagtagtttctgagattagcgcgttcaaacaaacaaacaaactcttcagctttatatattagtatagatgttctggtgacattttttttctttccaccTCAGGTCCAACATGGCGGAAACACAGAAAAATTGCTACACCAAACTACGGGAAGCGAGCCATAGAGACCTACAGCGAAGTGTTTAATAAAGAAGTAAACATTCTCATGGAAAAGTTGAGGATAAAGAACAGTGAACCGTTTGATATCTACTACGATATAGTGAGATGTACCAGCTTCACTGTCTGTCGTAAGTTAAACAGTATCTATTCAGATGTTTTTATAAAGACGACTTATAAATTTAACCCTTCTGTCGCGGAGGATCACAAGCGTTCAAGTCATAGTCACAAATACACCCAAACGCAGAACAAGAATAAGTGAATAGCACAAAATGGCagttgtcccacgcggggatcgagtcCGCGGAATGTCTGGCATTAACTATGTCTAGTCTACCGACCTTTACAACTCAGCTGACCGTGccgtcaaataaaataattttagaatcgCACGCAGGAAGCAAACGTGGTGATCAAAAGCCTGTATTCTACATATAATGgggttaaataataattgttatttggaCATTAAAGGGCTCGTTTCTTCAAGACAAGGTGATGAAAAGCGATGTCCTCTTGGCACCATACTAACAAAACAGCAACGTTTGAAGAAAACtcttcttgaatattttttaagaacataatcttgttaaataagtttattgtcATCCATTACCTCTAAACATATACTTAAGTCcttatttgtttatagttttaatccAAAACTAGGCTAATTCAAGGCTTCTTTCATGGCAAGAATTACCTTAGTATAGCGTATCGGTGTCTTAGAACGGATTTCCCcgttattataaaatagttttatacaaTTATAGTCCTCGCCTACATGCAGTTGATTATACGTGTGAggttacaattataaaaataacttaaacagtTTACCTGTAGTTTGAATAAGTAAAGCAGTTATGGTGACGTAGGTGGAATTGCatatctacattttaattacacatGACAATTCGATAGCCATAGATAGAAATAActatttcagttgttttttaagGGCTTTGAATGGTCGAAGGAATTGTTCTTGTTTCCCAGTATTGAGACGGGAATTAACAGAACGTTTCTATTTATGAACCAATTAACGTGTAACaaaaacttagttttaagtgtagcttatttttatatatcagaGAAAACGCATTGAGTCACATAAGCAGTTAATGAGTTCTGCGCGCAAGaacaaaaaaacagacaaaattcaaaatatttttcgctATCGTTTGTAGGCCGCAAGAAGTCTTATATGCatagataataaattactaaattaataaattacgttttacaGAAACCTTAATGGGACTAACAAGAGAAGAAGCTACAACCTTACCGCACTTAGAAGAAATTATAGACAAAACTCAATGGTAAGTAGATAGACCGCATttcttaaattacaataattgatCTTATAAGATAGAcaccaaaaaatattagtaaatacaGCCAGTAAACGTAAAAATCAAACcttctttttaattcttgttCACTTTTCTCTTCTATTTTGCAAAACTAagggaaaatgtattttttcagcGAATACGACGTGATATTTCAAAGGATGACCAAATGGTACCTACAAATAGACCCAGTGTTCTGGGCATCTAAACAGCATTCGGAACAAAAACGATTCATGAGTATCATGGAGGAATTCTCTGAGAAAATTTTACAGCATAGACTggaaaaattaaagaatttagaTGACAGTAAGAGAGATCTGATGAATTCAGAAGACGATGCTGTTATTAATACTCAATTAAGCGTCATAGATCGGTTTATCTTGTCTCAAGAACTGGATCAGGATGAACTGGTGAAAGAgacttttactatttttacGTCCGTAAGTAACTCCATTGGTTTATCAAGATCGATGGCAAATATGCatcataataaatacagttaGCGTAAGGTTAAAATTGCTTGAGTATTCCTAAATCACCTAAGTGTTAGCAAGAAACAAATCCACGCCACTGATTTATAGAGATATATGATTTCCTTAGCCAAACTAcgtatttgttaattttgagTGTATGCCTGGTCATTTGTTGacgaaattttaaaagtttatacaATATTGCACGAAGAAAATAATCTGGAAGAAGATATAgtttatgaacatttttaagattatttttcaaatgaaaaGCAAAGAATAACCTGA encodes:
- the LOC113493444 gene encoding cytochrome P450 4V2-like, whose product is MIWPLYFIIGALSAFWLVWRYQNRRMIAMASKIVGPPAIPLLGNALLFMGQPEQFVKLLRDLTTKYGSVFKLWLGPDLNIVVSDPDDLKVLLATPKTNSKGPQYKYMADLLGGGILSGSGPTWRKHRKIATPNYGKRAIETYSEVFNKEVNILMEKLRIKNSEPFDIYYDIVRCTSFTVCQTLMGLTREEATTLPHLEEIIDKTQCEYDVIFQRMTKWYLQIDPVFWASKQHSEQKRFMSIMEEFSEKILQHRLEKLKNLDDSKRDLMNSEDDAVINTQLSVIDRFILSQELDQDELVKETFTIFTSSQEASAKISSFLLLMMAYHPECQAKLYDEIKTVIGNDDRCLTDKDLKKMPYLEMVFKEVLRLFPIGAILQRTVNEDIEISSCTLPAGSSLVAPIYHLHRDPRFWTKPEYFDPERFNPENTNNRNPNAYVPFSLGPMDCLGRFFGTKLVKTICVRVLREFELTSPETYDDLRVFISVSVVSRNGFPVSLHRRKK